The genomic window AAACATGAGGAGGAATAAGTCaatttcagaggcggatttagggggggggggcctttttggaaaaaaatttggttgcttatatagggaatcattgacgcgtgactggagcgggccccctcttaggtcagtcagtgggcccccagttatgaaaatttctggatccgccactgaatttgTTTGTTGAAGTCGTTTGATAGTTGTTCAGGGTCAGATATATTGCTTGGAAAAATTGTCGtagaaaaaatatttggtttgCGTGACCACAGCCCTTaccattttatcattttttgcaTTGTTCGTACTTTACCAAAACGCATTGAAATTTATGAATTCATTTCATTCGTAGGCGCTGATAAAGCAATAGAGCTGCACCGTTCCTCAGTTGTCTGCAAAGAGAGACCGAACGAAGAAAGAATCTGATTACTACATTGGTATCAGTCTAAATGTACAGTGCTTCAATGACATCCTTGTTAATTATTATAACATCGCTACTGAGAACCAGAAAGCCGATATCTACCGTGAGAAGGTTCACTAAATATAAACTTCCGCTTCCAAAATCTCTCCATCTTACTTTAGAAAATAGCTTTATACAAGGTAGAGACATTTTCATTATTGGTGATGTCCATGGGTGTTTGGACGAACTAGAAGAGCTCCTCGAATTAGCTAAGctagaaataaaagaaaagaaaatgttacCTATATTTGTGGGTGATTTGGCGAACAAAGGACCGCGTAATTTAATGACCATCAGGAAAGTCCGACAGATGGATGCTTTAGCTGTACGGGGAAATCACGAAGAAGCAATAATTCAACATTATTTAAATTTGCAAAATGATTTAAACTATGTTATACCAGAGGTATTCAAATGGATCACGGAGCTTAACACGGACGATATCACTTATCTCTTAGAATTGCCGTACACCATATCTATTCCGTGGAGGAATATACTAATTGTACATGCTGGGTTAGTGCCCGGGATTCCAATTCATCAACAAAATCTTGATAACTTTATTCATATTAGAAACTTATATCAAGATAACGATGGTAACTTATTAGCTTCAGAACTGCCATTTCAGGGTGAGGCTTGGGCCTCTTTGTGGTCAGGACCTGAACATGTATATTTTGGTCATGATGCTTCAAGAAAATTGCAACAGCATCCATATGCGACCGGACTTGACACGGGTTGTTTATATGGTAATATGCTTTCGGGAATATTTATTAACAGTAAGAAAATGTTACAAGTAAAAGCCAAGAAGGTATATTCGGAACCAAAAGGTTTTAAAACacctaaatgaataatttataacatgtatagtgaagttatgtatatatacaacaaaaatgaatatttttataataaaaatcttCATTACTTGTGGTTCTTGTTTAAGGatttgttcatatattttttaCTCTTTATACATGACAATTTTATAACATATTAcacatattatatatttgaacactTCATCATGATCATTGGGCATTACAACTATAAGCATGATATAGTCTTCAGTCTTCTCATGATATATTAGAAGTTAGTAATGTATATGTTATTTTACAAAGATAACATAGGCTCGTAACTTtcgttatttttcttttgtttagttATTGTCCCATAGACATGGACGAAAATCTCAACAGCTCATTATATTCATgggtatttattataaacaaaaaggatTTCAGAAAAGAACATTTGAACCTGCTTTGTTTTACAGAAGTTCAGTTTTTCTATACTTCAATCCAATATGTATGAAACAGTAGCCGCTTAGgcaaacaaaaccaaaaaactTCTGAATGGTACCAAGCTTGTAACTTAGTACTTGTTCAAAATGATCAATATGAGCGAATCAATACTACGATCGAACACAAGACCCACGATGATATGGGATTAAACCAGTTTTACGTGTTTGACAAAAGCCTCCACTTTTGGCTATGTAGACCATACATACATATTCTGTAATACTTAAACATGCAATATAAACCTGCGCAGTGCAGATACCAATAGGACAAATAACTTAAGTTATATCAACTGTAGTATATTTTTGCTTATCTAAAAGACTATGTACCATTATTACAACATCTTGATGCATTCAATAAACTTAAACACATTCTAAACCCCATCCCTaaacttgtttgtcatattggagtcttcataaaacagtctttagaactgagggaGTCAGACCCATGTCAGGCAAGGTtatgatggtgtttttttttacatacatttataattgaactctaatgttctattattctatatattgtattgtattattttgtatttcattgtattacattgtatttcactgtattgcattgtatagtataaaattattgtttgattgtattgcttgaccctcatgggtgtaattttgcaataaagattataatctttaaaaataaatgatttgctattttaatacatgtatatacttttgaTTAGATCGTATGGAAGTGTAAAGAGTCGAAACAGGAATGCACAGGCCGAAATGTCTCGTCTGATTTACTTGTCACGATTGAATTTGTGTTGAGAGCTGGTAATATTAAGGTTTTACTACAAGTAACACATTAACTGAACATTTACaatgatcaaataaaacatgAGGCCATGGTCAGATGCATACTGCCAGTTGACTTGCACACATAGCTTACACTCATTCaatgcaccaaatatagtaagCCTATCGCCAATAGCCCTGAGAGACACTCAAATTGATTATTGACCAATAAGttaccataaaaatgaggtcaaggctaGATGAACCTGCAAGCCAATATTTACACTATGCAACCAACCAGTCACCAAAATATAAAGTTGACATGTAGCTTATTGAAACAAAAATTGTTTGATTTATCTAAATAAACAGATCTAGATAAACACATGAATATATTATCTTGGCCTATGAAACAATGAGGTGAAGGTCAAATAAAATCGCCCAGAGACATGTAGACCTTACAATCTTTTCATACACAAAATACGGTGGCCCTTTTGTTTATAGTACCTGACAAAAAGACCAAATCAaaagttggacatgtacactgcatgcaaatgaggtcaaggacaatgggcatatgacagacggaaagtTTGTATTATAAGGCATCTGCATATATAAAAGACATAatgcatccaggtcttctaccttttGAAATATAAGGCTTTATTAAAATCCACTACTGGATAGTGAGCTCTGTCTCGTATTCTCCGACTTTCGTCCCAAGCTTGAAAGAAACTATGAAATTAGTCGATGAAACAGAAACCCAAAGCCATAAATAAGCAAAAGAGTATATAGAAGGCGACCAAATAGTGTTTCCTTAAACAACTTGCTTCTATAATATtacaaataacaagaatgtgttcccagtacacggatgccccatctgcactataattttttatgtttagtggaccgtgaaaatgggagaaaatctctaatttagcattgaaattagaaagatcatatcatagggaacatgtgtactaagtttcaacttgattggacttcaacttctccaaaaactacctcgaccaaaaactttaacctgaagcgggacgaacggacggacgcacacaCCAGAAAACAAAGTAATATATCAACATGCTACTCTACTAGATGACTTCTAGACAAGCAGTCTTTATATTAAGTCTCAGTTTCTGTAATGCAGTTCTGGTGTAAATAGTTAAAGCAGATGACATTGTTGTCTAGTAGTGAATACTTGTGGATGTGTACGTACAAGAGAGGTAATTTAACGTTCATATTTCGACTTGatgtcagaataatgtgtctgggTATATGATGACATGCCATGATGTGTTTCTGTGGAATGTTACCTTATGAAAAAACACACTAAGTTTAAAATTCAGCTCAGTATATTGGTCGAGTACAAATCATTTAAAACGATTTAGAGCCTGATACATGGCATAGACAACTGTCCACTGTTGAAAAACCTGCAAATCTTGGATACATGACattttgtttggctttttttcaTTAGTtattattggctttgaacaagctgtcagttACTATGAGTACtctcacaagagtgcacacgctgaaatgtttcgccttctaaactaatcattgatattatgttgatagtcctaagtataaagctaagctttattacaactgttacataaacttaacattaaccaagataac from Mytilus galloprovincialis chromosome 5, xbMytGall1.hap1.1, whole genome shotgun sequence includes these protein-coding regions:
- the LOC143074982 gene encoding bis(5'-nucleosyl)-tetraphosphatase PrpE [asymmetrical]-like, which produces MYSASMTSLLIIITSLLRTRKPISTVRRFTKYKLPLPKSLHLTLENSFIQGRDIFIIGDVHGCLDELEELLELAKLEIKEKKMLPIFVGDLANKGPRNLMTIRKVRQMDALAVRGNHEEAIIQHYLNLQNDLNYVIPEVFKWITELNTDDITYLLELPYTISIPWRNILIVHAGLVPGIPIHQQNLDNFIHIRNLYQDNDGNLLASELPFQGEAWASLWSGPEHVYFGHDASRKLQQHPYATGLDTGCLYGNMLSGIFINSKKMLQVKAKKVYSEPKGFKTPK